The genomic DNA aaaaaagaaatgcaACTCAATGCCATTGAAGacttattttatccttagcatTATTCACATCATTTacttatttttgttctaaaatatGAACTTGAGCGATTGTGAACTGTTGTAGATACCCACTAGCAGCATGTTATGATGAAAAGAGATTTACCTGGCAAAGATAGGGTCGAAAATCTCGAGGATTTTCATTCACCAGAACTCGAAATTGTTTCAAGCCCTCCTCCAGCATACCCTGCAAGGCAAATGAACATTGCAAAGGGTGTATATTCAATTTACTTATCAGTTGCTCCAACATGAAGGTTGAAGCTATCCATAAGATAAAATGCAAGAACAATGGAATTCAATAGGCACTCGAGCTAGGTTTCCCTACCCACAATGGTAAATGAGAAATGCATTGGCATATATACAAGCTTAATAAACgaaaatcatttaaaaagtCACCTTAACAACATGCATTTgtgcaattaaaatttttatgttcCGCTCCTCGTTGACCCTTTTTTCACGACGTGCAACTTCCAGAGCTTTTGCTAGCATCTCAAAAACAGCTGGGCCTTCATGGTTTTTGTGCATCACCATTGCTAGACCCTGCAGAAACAGAAGGCTTAAGCACGAAAGTTCTATGATATAATGCAAAATAAACTAAATGACTTTGAACAATTGTACCATATTTGGTAGCAGAATCAAGGTCGAATTAATTGAAGTCATCTGTTTCATTCGGTATCAACTAGAAATCTACTTATGTTTCAAAAATGGCAATGAAACTTTAGCCAAACAGCAATTAGATaggatatatatgtatatacacacaATGAAAACTCCGTAGGTTGACACTTACGGGAAAATGACTCAAACACCAGAAATAAGTAATATTGGTAACAAACAGGCTTTGTCAATCATATAAACAAGTACAAAGGAGTATCAACATTACTACCATCCACGTAAAGGCATTTTTGACTTAGTTTGTCAAGGAGTCGACCAAAGAGGAGATAAAGCCAAACCTCATTAGAGATTGAATAACCCAATTAAATCCTATGGTGAATCCTATCAATGCTCTGTAAGGCTGCAAAACTCATAAAATTAGATAACAAAGTGTTGACCTTTTCCTCACAAACCAACAAGGACATCTACGTAACAATGACAGCAAGAGTAAAGAAGTTTCACATTAGAAATATGCTACTTACACACATTTGgaccaaatttaaatcaaagttttgaCTAAGTTTGCCAAAGAGacaatcaatcaatcatttTGCAATGTAATCTTCTTGTCTAGAGATATAAAGCCGAACTTCATTAGAACTTGAATAACTGAATTAAATCATTGTGATTCCTACCAATGCTGTCTAAGGCCAAAGCACTGAAAAATTAGATAACAAAATACCGACCTTTTTTCTAATGaacaaatgaaaatatcaaGTAACCATAAATAACAACAGTAATGAAAtttaacatttgaaaatgaattactTCGGTACATTGTTATAACAGAGTCCAAACTGAATTAAtggaagaaattgaaatttgttttgaCCTTCCAAGTCTTATAGACAAACAAGAACCACATCATATGCAttgcataatcatataaaactaacaaacaaCATATAATCTTAAGGTCAAGAATCCATACGTACATGCAAAGCTCTAAGCAAAAGAGGCCTcttcttcaaaatttccttAAACAACCTCTTGGCTGTACTCAACTGCCCCATCATCTCGTAACAAAGCGCTTGTAACAGCCTCCATTCCACCTCCCTCGGCTGGATTTTGATCAGCCTTTCAATATACTTCACAGCCTCCGAAGTCCTCCCTCTCCTCATCTTCCCATACACCAGCACCTTCAAAGCCTCCACATTCCTTGGTTCTCTCTCCAAAATCTTCTCGAACATATTCTCTTCTTCATCGTCCCCCATTTGTGTCTCACTCTTTTCTGTCAAATTCTCGCTCACTTTGCCCTCGTTACCAGGCAATGCCAAGCTTGGTCTCACACTAAACCCAAAACAACCCAAGAAAATCACTGACCCCACAACGAAAGTCACAACCTTTTCTtgtaaaaaccttaaaatttctgaatttgatgATGCAGAAGGGCTTGAACAATGAATTTTTGAGCTGGGTTTATGAGAAATGCGGGATTGGATTTGGAAGGTGAGTTTTTGAGGCTTCTTCTTGTGGGGAAGACTTATGAATGGTGATTTGTGGAGGTTTGTAGTTTTGGGGTGGTGAAATTGTGTGTGCAGATGTAGAGAGTAGGCCTTGATTGAAGACATGTCTGAGAAGAATTGAATTATCTCTATAAAAAAAGAGTGACTACCAGAGAATGATCAGGTTCTCCATTGAAGAACTCTTTTGAGGGTTCTAGCTGTAGTGTTAATCTTCAAATTCTCTGGGGTTTCGGGAAGCGGACAAAACAGAAGAAACGCTGTCGTTTTAATTgaagtttaaaataattattaatttgtgtaaTAAAGAGGatgaataattcaaaatcattaagatttattttatgcCAAAAGACCGATTCACACTCAAGGTTTAGTGCATTtgcaaatttttatcaataagtttaaaaaatctaaatgctCACCCATAAGCtattacaattaattaaattcgttaaatttgaaagtaaaattattatttaactaataatattaaaaaactatacttttatcttaattttaaaaacacataatttttttaatttaaaatttgaaaagttatatttctcttttaaggtttgtatttttttactAGCTTCTCCTACAACTTGACTCCgattacaaattaacaatacaTGAAGGATAGACAATCACACCAACAGATaacaaatcatcaaattaaagataaagcTTTAATTTGTCGAAGCGAAGTATCTATTGTCGTTTTCTATTGAATTGGCTTTGAAAAAAGACAAATTACATAATGGAAGCTTTTTTTAGAGTTGAATTGACGGGAAGCAATGATGAAAGCTTCACTTTGATGAATTGAACCTTCATCTTTGATTTGACAATTCATCATCCATCAACCTTTTTCGTTGTTAGATCTTTGTCTTTTGTTGGCGTGATTCTTCTATCCTTTATTCATTATCGATTCGTGGTCAAAGTCTAGTCATTGGAGAAACTAGTAAAAAAATGCAActcttaaaaaagaaatatcacttttcaaaatttagagagaaatatataaaatttgaaaactatgataaaaaaatgagataaaattttatattttttaatattcattttattcttaaaatgagataaaaaaatgagagaaatatatAGGTGGGAACAAAGTATTTTCGcctttattttaggccaaacgactatttttcacccaaggtttgatgttttctcaaatattcccctttaactatggaaacaccaaacatccacccatgaacagttaaaattaacgatgataagggtaaaatcgtcattttctctataatattaaaaaataaactaaaatataatctatttttgcccttctaaactttgaaaactaaaattttccccaacctaagttttaaaaatggcagtttcactctagagtttcattttgaaatctccagcgacATCTCCAACTCCATTGTCGACGACCTCTCTCTCCCGagacatcctctcctttcgacgatctctttcctcctatttgaaCGCCCGATCGGAGTCGGAGAAACCTtaggagacgaagacgaagccattgtcttcgtctgggaagacaatcgtcttcccagatgaagacgacaacttcgtcttcgtctgggaagatgaatcTTTTCcaacaaagttcttcgtcttccaaggCGTCTTCGAAgtcgatcgggcctccaaatgggaggaaagagatctccagaaggagaggatgcttcaggagggagagaccatcGACAATAGAGCTAGAgatgtcgccggagatttcaaaacgaaaccctagggtgaaactgctatttttaaaaatttaggatgggggaaaattttagtttttaaagtttagggggcaaaaagagataaaatttttaggcgttggggttctgttaaatttaacataccatgggtgggtgtttggtgtttccacaGTTAAaaggggatatttgagaaaacatcaaaccttgggtgggaaatagttgtttggcctttattttattatgaattccGTTGAAAGCATGAGAgtgatattattaataattatgtgaGTAATATAGCTGAATTTCAAACTGGAGGGGTAAAATCGTCCTTCTGCCTAAAACTTAAACTCTTGCTCCGCAACCTCTCTTCGTTTACTCATAAACCCTAATACGTAGAAAAGTTGAAGAGAAATCTCTTAAACCCAAAAGGCGGAAACTTGCAGGCGAAGAAGAGCAATAACACTCTTAATTTGGAACTGTGTTTTCCTTTGGAATTTCTTGTTCTTCTAtatcaacttcttcttcttcttcttcttcgcaCTGTCACTCTGTTTCCCGATTTGCGGTTCAGACTGCAACAGAATAACactcacaaaaagaaaaattgttaattattattcttaattatttagttaattgTGTAAAAAGAGATGAGGAAGAAGGTAGACGAGCGCATAAGAACGTTAATCGAGAATGGTGTCAAGCAACGACACCGTTCAATGTTTGTCATAATCGGTGACAAGTCACGTGACCAGGCATGTTCTGTTTCTGCTGATGAGTTAATGTTTGAAGCTGTTAGAGTTGCATGTAGAGTGATTCAATTCAGTTGGTTACGGTGCCGTTCTGATGCTGTTTTCTTTGTTGTCGTGTTTGTGCAGATTGTTAATCTTCATTACATGCTCAGCAAGGCCGTCGTCAAAACTCGACCGACTGTTTTGTGGTGCTACAAGGATAAACTTGAACTCAGcaggtttttatttatttatttaacttttttaataaacTTAGTTGAAATTACAGATATAGGGTTCATATGGGAGTTATATCTATTTGGATAGAATTTGACTGGAATCGAAAATAATGCAGAATTTTAGAAGGTTTTTTATCTGAAGGATTGCTTTTGTTTCTAATTGGTTGCTAATCAATGTaatgaagtttaaaaactagTTTAAACAAGTTTgttccaaaaataaatttggggGGCAGATCTGAGTTATTTTGACAATGTTAAAAGCTATTTTgaattatcaaaaagaaaatttacatGTATGGAGGTTGGCTGAAACAAGGactgttaaaaaataaataattgtggTTTTTTTGAGAAGCGctttatttttctgatattTTTAGGAAGACTTGTTTGAATGAAGAGCCAAAAAAGAAGCATTTAAATCTGCATTGTATTGATTAACATGCTATTGATAATTTTATGCCTTTTGAGTTCTTTATTTTATGGATTTTGGTGTGTCTGGAGTCATTCGTAATTTGGTTGTGATTGTGCAGTCACAAGAAAAAGCGCGCAAAGCAGATCAAGAAGTTAATGCAGAGAGGACTGCTGGATCCTGAAAAAGTTGATccttttcaactttttcttgaaACTGGAGGGCTAACATATTGCTTATACAAGGATAGTGAAAGGGTTCTTGGAAATACATTTGGGATGTGCATATTGCAGGTAGCTTTTGATGGTTGCTTGTTGATGTTTCAATCTCTTTTGATATCTGGGGGTCTTTATAGATTTTGTATGTGCTTTTATTCTAGGATTTTGAGGCTTTGACTCCAAATCTCCTGGCTAGAACGATAGAAACAGTGGAGGGTGGTGGTTTAATTGTATTGTTGCTTCGTTCTCTCTCCTCCCTGACCAGTTTGTGCACCATGGTCATGGTATGGATTATATTTCTAGATCCTAATTGGTTATGATATTTGTTGATTAATTGTGTTTTggataaattgtattttttttcctctttttctctCCTCGCCTTATTTGAAGTCAAGCATTTGTGCTGACACCCTAGCATTCATAAAAGTCTACCCCACttgcttttatttataattgatatGATTATGGATTTTGTGTTCATGACCATAACATTCTATTTACTGATATACTGACATTTATGGAACAGCCGTTTTTTTGTATCCCTCATTTGTGCTCATATTGTTACAATGTAAACTTACAAAATGCTGGTGGTATCAGGATGTCCATGGGAGGTTCCGTACAGAATCCCATTCTGAAGCTGCTGGGCGCTTCAATGAACGTTTTCTTCTGTCTCTTGCATCATGCAAAACATGCGTAGTTATGGATGATGAGTTGAATGTTTTACCTATTTCATCTCACATCAGGTCAATCACTCCTGTTCCTGTTAAAGAGGTAATTTTCTGTTCCTCTACCTTTGGGATCTATATTACAGAAGCAATTCCACTACAATGTCAgttttgtatttcatcaaatttgtaatttagttTGGTTATTCGATTGTTCTAGTGGCTCACTGTTTTATAGACATCATGAACTATATTATGTAACAACTCTACAACAATTCCTTTTTATAAGTAATTATGTGAACAAGTAGGTAATCTTTTTTGTGAATGTTTTCAAGCTTGGTCAGAATGTTACTGAAGCATAAAGTTGTTTTTGACTTGGTTTCTTTGGTTTGTGAGGAAGAATTTAGATGAGCCGAACTTGAGCTGTTTAGAACAACTtgatttcttgtttattttgcaGTTATTTCCACAAATTAAGCTTTCCAAGTGgcacattttttttgttatgtcATTCTATTATGGAAATGTAAAACTGCATCCTTTTTTcagtttgttttttaaactgGGACATTTTTGTCATCATTTGATATCACTAGTGGT from Mangifera indica cultivar Alphonso chromosome 16, CATAS_Mindica_2.1, whole genome shotgun sequence includes the following:
- the LOC123198569 gene encoding protein SLOW GREEN 1, chloroplastic; this translates as MSSIKAYSLHLHTQFHHPKTTNLHKSPFISLPHKKKPQKLTFQIQSRISHKPSSKIHCSSPSASSNSEILRFLQEKVVTFVVGSVIFLGCFGFSVRPSLALPGNEGKVSENLTEKSETQMGDDEEENMFEKILEREPRNVEALKVLVYGKMRRGRTSEAVKYIERLIKIQPREVEWRLLQALCYEMMGQLSTAKRLFKEILKKRPLLLRALHGLAMVMHKNHEGPAVFEMLAKALEVARREKRVNEERNIKILIAQMHVVKGMLEEGLKQFRVLVNENPRDFRPYLCQGIIYSLLDKKEEAAEQFEVYRSLVPDEFPERGFMDDVVLAAKTKSREQLQKEFKAQFSHKK